The Melospiza melodia melodia isolate bMelMel2 chromosome 7, bMelMel2.pri, whole genome shotgun sequence genome has a segment encoding these proteins:
- the MAU2 gene encoding MAU2 chromatid cohesion factor homolog, whose translation MAAVAAGAAAPQQPPPPQQPPQPAGGGGSGSGEAAGAAGGAGGGGGGAGGGGGAAGPAPGSGSGGGAAAGESWYLALLGLAEHFRTSSPPKVRLCVHCLQAVLPRKPPARMEARTHLQLGSVLYHHTRNGDQARGHLEKAWLISQQIPQFEDVKFEAASLLSELYCQENSVDTAKPLLRKAIQISQQTPYWHCRLLFQLAQLHTLEKDLVSACDLLGVGAEYARVVGSEYTRALFLLSKGMLLLMERKLQEVHPLLTLCGQIVENWQGNPIQKESLRVFFLVLQVTHYLDAGQVKSVKPCLKQLQQCIQTISTLHDDEILPSNPADLFHWLPKEHMCVLVYLVTVMHSMQAGYLEKAQKYTDKALMQLEKLKMLDCSPILSSFQVILLEHIIMCRLVTGHKATALQEISQVCQLCQQSPRLFSNHAAQLHTLLGLYCISVNCMDNAEAQFTTALRLTTHQELWAFIVTNLASVYIREGNRHQELYSLLERINPDHNFPVSSHCLRAAAFYIRGLFSFFQGRYNEAKRFLRETLKMSNAEDLNRLTACSLVLLGHIFYVLGNHRESNNMVVPAMQLASKIPDMSVQLWSSALLRDLNKACGNAMDAHEAAQMHQNFSQQLLQDHIEACSLPEHNLITWTDGPPPVQFQAQNGPTTSLASLL comes from the exons atggcggcggtggcggcgggcgcggcggcccctcagcagccgccgccgcctcagCAGCCGCCGCAgccggcgggaggcggcgggagTGGTTccggggaggcggcgggagcCGCGGGTGGTgccggaggcggcggcggaggtgccggaggcggcggcggcgcagcCGGGCCTGCGCCGGGCTCGGGGtcgggcggcggcgcggccgcggGCGAATCGTGGTACCTGGCGCTGCTGGGCCTGGCCGAGCATTTCCGCACGTCCAGCCCGCCCAAGGTGCGGCTGTGCGTGCACTGCCTGCAGGCCGTGCTGCCCCGCAAGCCCCCGGCCCGCATGGAGGCCCGCACGCACCTCCAGCTCGGCTCCGTCCTCTACCACCACACCCGCAACGGCGACCAGGCccgcgggcacctggagaaggcg TGGCTGATATCCCAGCAG ATCCCCCAGTTTGAAGACGTGAAGTTTGAGGCAGCCAGTTTGCTGTCAGAGCTCTACTGCCAGGAG AATTCCGTGGACACGGCCAAGCCCCTGCTGCGCAAAGCCATCCAGATCTCCCAGCAGACTCCCTACTGGCACTGCAGGCTGCTCTTCCAGCTGGCT cAACTGCACACGCTGGAGAAGGATTTGGTGTCGGCCTGTGACCTGCTGGGCGTGGGGGCTGAGTACGCGCGCGTGGTGGGCTCCGAGTACACCAG AGCCCTCTTTCTGCTCAGCAAGGGGATG CTGCTGCTGATGGAGAGGAAGCTGCAGGAGGTTCACCCGCTGCTGACGCTGTGCGGGCAGATCGTGGAGAACTGGCAGGGCAACCCCATCCAGAAGGAATCCCTCAGGGTCTTCTTCCTGGTCCTGCAGGTCACGCATTACCTGGATGCCGGCCAG GTGAAGAGCGTGAAGCCGTGCCtgaagcagctgcagcagtgcaTCCAGACCATCTCCACCCTGCACGACGACGAGATCCTGCCCAGCAACCCCGCCGACCTCTTCCACTGGCTGCCCAAGGAGCACATGTGTGTGCTGGTCTACCTG GTGACAGTGATGCATTCCATGCAGGCAGGCTACCTGGAGAAGGCTCAGAAGTACACGGACAAAGCCCTCATGCAGCTGGAGAAGCTCAAAA TGCTGGACTGCAGCCCCATCCTGTCCTCATTCCAAGTGATTCTGTTGGAGCACATCATCATGTGCAGGCTGGTCACGGGACACAAagccacagccctgcaggag ATCTCCCaggtgtgccagctgtgccagcagtccCCCAGGCTCTTCTCCAACCACGCTGCCCAGCTGCACACGCTCCTG GGTCTGTACTGCATCTCTGTCAACTGCATGGATAATGCAGAAGCACAATTCACTACAGCACTGAGG CTCACAACCCACCAGGAGCTGTGGGCGTTCATTGTCACCAACCTGGCCAGCGTCTACATCCGCGAGGGCAATCGGCACCAGGAG CTCTACAGTTTATTGGAAAGGATAAATCCCGACCACAACTTCCCAGTGAG TTCCCACTGTCTGCGGGCTGCAGCGTTCTACATCCGAGGGCTCTTCTCCTTTTTCCAGGGAAGATACAACGAGGCCAA GCGCTTTTTGCGGGAGACGCTGAAGATGTCGAACGCCGAGGACCTGAACCGCCTGACGGCGTGCTCGCTGGTGCTGCTGGGCCACATCTTCTACGTGCTGGGCAACCACAGG GAAAGCAACAACATGGTGGTGCCAGCCATGCAGCTGGCCAGCAAGATCCCAGACATGTCCGTGCAGCTCTGGTCCTCCGCCCTGCTCCGGG ACCTGAACAAGGCGTGTGGCAATGCCATGGATGCCCACGAGGCCGCCCAGATGCACCAGAACttctcccagcagctgctccaggaccACATCGAGGCCTGCAGCCTCCCCGAGCACAACCTGATCACG TGGACGGATGGACCCCCCCCAGTCCAGTTCCAGGCCCAGAACGGCCCCACCACCAGCCTGGCCAGTCTGCTGTGA